The Lactobacillus sp. ESL0680 genome has a segment encoding these proteins:
- a CDS encoding Bax inhibitor-1/YccA family protein — MNNFDTNQERRQIRSISDTNSFLTKMYALMGIAVLVSALTSYLTMTVFRSAVMQMPVAIMWLILLVPFALSMGISFKANRNPAASFIMLMILAVIYGFEFALIAGFYTGTQLTTAFVSSSAVFIAMAAFGTFTKKDLTNWGSYFSAALFGFFIAWIVNMFLHNPTITYIFSFIGVIIFTGLVASDANKMKMIYNNYGNQVSTNGLAILGALQLYLDFINIFLFILEIFGYGNNNN, encoded by the coding sequence ATGAATAATTTTGATACTAATCAAGAACGGCGGCAAATCCGCAGCATTTCTGATACCAACAGTTTTTTAACCAAAATGTACGCGTTAATGGGCATCGCAGTGCTGGTTTCCGCCCTTACTTCTTACTTAACAATGACTGTCTTCAGAAGTGCCGTCATGCAAATGCCGGTCGCAATTATGTGGCTCATCTTACTTGTGCCTTTTGCCTTATCGATGGGGATCAGCTTTAAGGCCAACCGCAATCCTGCTGCTAGTTTCATTATGTTAATGATTTTGGCCGTCATTTATGGCTTTGAATTTGCCCTAATTGCCGGCTTTTACACAGGAACCCAGCTCACAACTGCTTTTGTTTCTTCAAGTGCGGTCTTCATTGCGATGGCTGCTTTTGGGACTTTTACCAAGAAGGATCTAACCAACTGGGGTTCCTACTTCAGCGCCGCACTATTCGGCTTTTTCATCGCTTGGATTGTTAACATGTTTTTACACAACCCAACGATTACCTACATCTTTTCCTTTATTGGCGTGATTATCTTTACCGGCTTAGTTGCCAGTGACGCCAACAAGATGAAGATGATTTACAACAATTATGGCAATCAGGTTTCAACTAATGGTTTGGCAATCTTAGGCGCCTTACAGCTCTACCTAGACTTCATTAACATTTTTCTGTTTATTCTCGAGATTTTCGGATACGGCAACAACAATAATTAA
- the rlmD gene encoding 23S rRNA (uracil(1939)-C(5))-methyltransferase RlmD, which translates to MEKNQIIDLEITDLSYEAMGVAHYEGMTIFVTNALPGETVSAKILKVKKRFAFAKIEKIIKESPDRVNIELNQWVQTGLASLAHIKYDKQLEFKRNQVVNLLQKAHLDNVEVGQTLPSPEETGYRNKAQVPVRTVNGQLEIGFFRRHSHDLVPLTNFFTTDPEIDRVLVAVRDILRASNVPAYDEIHNKGEVRYLDVRRSKANGEIMVILVCLHKDFPQLEKIAAEIKKIEGVTSLVLNYNPKKTNVILGKADYLIFGKPQIVDQIGDVKFRISPESFFQINSLQTPRLYDLAIKQADLKETDTVIDAYSGIGTIGLSVAKHVKSVRGIEVVRDAVKDANDNAEMNDIHNAKYFVGKAEELMPRWADKGITSDVIFVDPPRKGLTPEFIAGAVKTGPKKIVYISCNPATLVRDLQEFQKLGYDFNRIDPVDMFPQTPHVEAVAVLTRK; encoded by the coding sequence ATGGAAAAAAATCAAATTATCGACTTAGAAATCACCGACTTGTCTTACGAGGCAATGGGAGTAGCGCATTATGAAGGCATGACGATTTTCGTTACTAATGCGCTGCCGGGTGAAACAGTCAGTGCTAAAATTTTAAAGGTTAAGAAGCGGTTTGCTTTTGCTAAAATCGAAAAGATTATTAAGGAAAGTCCCGACCGAGTAAACATTGAACTTAATCAATGGGTGCAAACTGGCCTGGCATCATTAGCCCACATTAAGTATGACAAGCAGCTAGAGTTTAAGCGCAATCAGGTTGTTAACTTACTGCAAAAGGCGCACTTAGATAATGTGGAAGTTGGTCAGACTTTGCCAAGCCCAGAAGAAACGGGTTATCGTAACAAGGCACAGGTGCCGGTACGAACAGTTAATGGCCAATTGGAGATTGGCTTTTTCAGACGGCATTCACATGACCTGGTGCCGCTGACGAATTTCTTTACGACTGATCCCGAGATTGACCGCGTCTTAGTTGCCGTGCGTGACATTTTACGTGCCAGCAATGTGCCAGCTTATGATGAAATTCATAATAAGGGCGAGGTGCGTTATCTTGATGTGCGCCGCAGCAAGGCTAATGGCGAAATCATGGTCATCTTGGTTTGTCTGCACAAGGATTTCCCACAATTAGAAAAAATTGCCGCAGAAATCAAGAAGATTGAGGGTGTCACGAGTCTAGTTTTGAATTATAACCCGAAGAAGACCAATGTTATTTTGGGTAAGGCAGATTACCTAATCTTTGGTAAACCACAGATTGTTGACCAAATTGGCGATGTTAAGTTCAGAATTTCGCCGGAGAGTTTCTTCCAAATTAACTCGCTGCAAACGCCAAGATTGTATGACTTGGCAATTAAGCAAGCTGACTTAAAGGAAACGGATACGGTGATTGATGCTTATTCTGGTATTGGGACAATCGGTTTGAGCGTTGCTAAGCATGTCAAGAGTGTGCGTGGAATTGAAGTGGTGCGGGATGCCGTCAAAGATGCCAATGATAATGCCGAAATGAATGACATTCACAATGCCAAATATTTCGTTGGTAAAGCTGAAGAATTGATGCCGCGGTGGGCTGACAAGGGCATTACCAGCGATGTGATTTTTGTTGATCCGCCAAGAAAGGGTCTGACGCCAGAATTCATTGCCGGCGCAGTTAAGACTGGCCCGAAGAAGATTGTTTATATCTCCTGTAACCCCGCCACTCTTGTGCGCGATCTGCAGGAATTCCAAAAACTTGGTTATGACTTCAACCGGATTGATCCCGTTGACATGTTCCCACAAACGCCACACGTTGAAGCAGTAGCGGTGTTGACAAGAAAATAG